In Chryseobacterium sp. C-71, the genomic window GTTCATAATTTCTTTTCTGGTAACTGCCGTGAAGTTTTCGAATGCTCTTCTGTTTAAGAAATCCATCAAAACTTTGGTCACATAATCGAAAACTCTTACCACAGAATACGTCTGAAGTCCTAAGTTATCTCCGTTAAACAATGTTTTTCCTGAGAACGCCATTACTTTCCCATACTCATTTACCATTGGGATAAGTCCTAAGTTTTCAAGATTGGCAATTTCACTTTTCTTCAAATCGAATTTAACACCATCAACTTCATTGATTCCTCCAAACTTTTTACCTGCAGTTACCTGGGACATTAATGTATGGTAAATTTTCCCTGCCAAAGCCGCAGAAGGTGGAATAAATAGATCTTCAGTTTCGTTGATATCTTCGAATCTTCCTCTTCCAACCAACCAGTTACAAGTCATCAAAACATTGGCTCTGTAGACGTCTCCACCAGTCAAATAAGCCTGATCAAACATTTCCATTACATCATCTGGTTCATCAAGATGTTCAAAATCGGTAACTAACATCACTTTATTTTCGTGAGCCAGTTTTGCCCATTTTTCAACCACTTTATTAGAACCTAAATACCCCGGAATTACAAGAATTCCATAGTTATTTTTAAGATCTAATCTGTCGTAGTTATCTGATAATTCTGCGTGAATAGTGTCAATAAATCTCGTGTTATCAAGATCTTTTAACTGCTCCAAATTAGCATTAACAACAGTAATATTTTTTACTTTATCAGATTCTGTATTTTTGTAGAAAAGTGCTGCAGTTCTGTAGTTCGCTTCCAGTTCTCTTGTGATATCAACCGCTTTTGATAAGTTTTTAGAAAGAAGATCTTCAGAAGACTTTCTTTGGTCTTCACAGTTCGCAACCATATCGGTTAAAGAATCGTTTTTACTGATCACACTTGCCCAAAGTTCAAGAGTTTTCTTAAGCGTTTCTCTCTCTTTTTCTTTAGCCAGCTCTGTAAGAAAAATTTTTCTTCTTGCTTTTCTGTCCGGGTTGATATTTTGCACACCTTCAATAGAGGTTTCCAACAAATCGAAACCACCGTAACGTGCTAATTTATTAAGGCTGCTTTCTAAAGATGCACCTCCCTTTTTTTGTTCTAATACAGGAGCTGATGTAGCCTGTACTGATTCTTCTGGTTTTGCCATTGTTTGTGTTTTTAGTTGTTATGAGTTGTGTTATTACTTTCTAATTCTTTGATCAATGACTGAAGGGTATCCAGCAATCCTTTTTTAGCATCCGGATCTTCAAGAGCTGCTTTAAGAATTTTGTTGGTTTTCAATTGTTTGATGATCTTTTGGTACTGATCTTTTTCAGTTTCCAATCCACTCAAAAATCCACTTTGACCTGTGATTCCTTTTGTACCGAAATCGCCAAGGTTTTTGAATTTTAGATTTTCCATTTTCACAGATCCCTGAGCATCTTCAAAATCAACCTTGATTTCTGGTTTGAAATGCTCAAAAACTTTGTCAATCGTAGTCAATCCTTCTACCAATTCCGGTTTTACAGGAT contains:
- a CDS encoding DUF5458 family protein — its product is MAKPEESVQATSAPVLEQKKGGASLESSLNKLARYGGFDLLETSIEGVQNINPDRKARRKIFLTELAKEKERETLKKTLELWASVISKNDSLTDMVANCEDQRKSSEDLLSKNLSKAVDITRELEANYRTAALFYKNTESDKVKNITVVNANLEQLKDLDNTRFIDTIHAELSDNYDRLDLKNNYGILVIPGYLGSNKVVEKWAKLAHENKVMLVTDFEHLDEPDDVMEMFDQAYLTGGDVYRANVLMTCNWLVGRGRFEDINETEDLFIPPSAALAGKIYHTLMSQVTAGKKFGGINEVDGVKFDLKKSEIANLENLGLIPMVNEYGKVMAFSGKTLFNGDNLGLQTYSVVRVFDYVTKVLMDFLNRRAFENFTAVTRKEIMNQIVRFLDGITGPGKLIENFEIRKFEQDPIQKGRIHLDIHMKPYFPAKNFLIKMDGHKGDDGNEWETEYEQK